Sequence from the Terriglobales bacterium genome:
GGCGAATCGCGTCGCGAGCGCCACTTTCTCGGATCGCTTGCCTTCTTTCTGACCTTTGGCGCAGTTCGAGCCATCACCTACTCCATCCGCGCCGGCATCGGCCCATTTCACGACATCAGCGCGGGCGGACGCCACATCCATCACCTTGTCTGGGGCATTCTGCTGTTGCTGATTGTCGGTTATCTCTGGCTGGCGGAGATCGGTACTGGAGCTCTCGACAGCTCGGTCTGGACGGGTCGCATTACTGTGCTGCTATACGGAGTTGGAGCCGCGCTTACCCTCGACGAATTCGCGCTCTGGCTCAATCTTGCCGATGTCTACTGGTCGCCGCAGGGCCGCGCCAGCATCCGCGCCGCGTTCTTTTTCGGCAGCCTGCTGTCAGTCGGCTTCTGGGGCGGCCCGTTTCTGCACGCGCTCACCCGCCACGCGCTCGGCCTGCACAAATCTAAGAGCCGGTAACAAAACCTCCGTTGCGCCGCAGCAAGGCTCGCCATATGCCGCACCGAAGCTTGCCGCATTAGCGAACAGAAAGCGCAAGCTTACGTGAAGGCGAACCGCTACGACAGGTAGGGCAGCGTAATTACAAAGCCCGCCGTTGCATCGGCGGGCATTGTTTGTTGAGCAGCACGACCCGGTTGCTACAACTCAACGTTTTCTCATTGAGTAACCGCCGAAAGCGCGTTCACCTGTCCGTGGCCATTGAAGCCGTTGTAACCCGTCCCGCCCTGGCATACCTGGGGCGCCCCGTTATCCACGGCCGGGAAAAAGCTGTAGATCGAAAGGTCAGATGGACACGGGGTTGCATCGGCCGTGTTGTTGATTTGTGCTGCCACGGCTCCCGGCGACGTGATACCGGTGCTCATGATCAGGGCTGCCACTCCGGCCACGTGTGGTGATGCCATCGAAGTGCCCTGCAGGTAGCAATACAATGCAGGACCATCAAACACTTTTCGCAAACAGGTTCCGGCGAGGCTTGCGGGCCAGGTCGAAAGAACGCGCCCATTCGGGGCTGCAGCTGTGAGCTGCAGAATCGAGTCGCCTCCGGGAGCGATCACCTGTGCGGTTCCTACGCCATAGTTCGAGTAAAACGACTTGAGTCCCAGGTTCCCATTTGCCGTGACGCCAATCACGCCGGATACTTCAACCGGCACAACGCGACAGGCGTTGGTGATCTCTCGCAAAACGGGTGTGGTGTTGTCGGGGCTGGTGGCGTCCATCGTCGGATGCGCGAGGTCGTCGGCCGAGTTATTCATCGCAGCGACAACGGTAACGCCCCGCTGAATGGCGTACATTATGGCGCGCTGTTCCGCCTTCCAGATGGCGTGCTGGGCGGGATCGTTGGCGCAGTTGAACAGGTATGGGTCAGCAAAGTAGCTGTTATTCGTGACCTGCAGTTTGTGGGTACCTGCCCACATGAAGGCGCAGACCACGGCTTCGGGAAAGAAAAACCCGTTGGCGTCGCCCGCCTTGATGCCGGCAATCTTCACGTTGGGCGCGACACCAACGATACCGATGCCGTTCTTTGCGGCCGCAATCGTGCCTGCCGTGTGCGTCCCATGGCCGTTTTCGTCGAACCAAGCTGCTGGACTGGTGTTCGGAACCCCGCCGATACAGGAAACGCTGTTGCTGAAATCCACGTTGGGCGCGAGGTCGGGATGGGTGTAATCCAATCCGGTGTCAATGTCGCCGACCACCACCGAACTGCTGCCTCCAGTGATGGCCCGGGCTGCCGGGGCCTGAATCTGGTCCATGTCCCATTGCAGACCCGAGAGGTTATCCGACCCGGGGGCGGGTGTGTTGATGGCGGGAACGTTGGTCCCGTCATTCACGTTGTCGTCATTAATTCGGCTGGCCAAGCCGGTCGTCGCCACAACGCTCTCAATCCGGGTGTCATTCAAGAGGTTGGCGGCGAAGGCGTCGTTGTCGGAACGGGCGATGACAACTCCAATTTGGCCGTAACTGGCGAGGAGCGTGCCGCCTGCCTGCTTTATCGCGGTGGATGCGCCGGTCGGCACCCCTTTTGCGTGGTAGAGCACGATGTAGTTCTGCATCGTGCCTGCACATGTTGCTGGTGCCGCAAAAGAGAATAGCAGCAACAGCCAGACCGTCACAGCACGTGCTTTGAAGGGAAGTTTCGCCGTATTCGCAGGCTCTCGAGACCATCTCATGGTGGGCTCCTTTCGGAATGAAAATGCCTATGGGCCGACTAAAGCCGTCCCAGGGTATCGCTGGAACAATGAAGCCGGGGGTGCTAAAACCTTAGAAAGGAAGAGCGCCGGAAACTAAAGCATGCGCGAGAGTTTCTGCTTGTCTGCAGGCGTTGTCAATACGCAACGGCCGTGCTTCAAGCATTAGCTTGTGCAAAGGTTTGCACGTCAATCGCCGTCGTACCATTGACCCTTGAGACGGAATTCGGCGAAGTGGGAATTGGTCACGCAGCGGGCTTTTGATTATCCAACTTCGGCCCGATTTCCTGCTTGACCCTGTGCTCGACCGCCTTGGCAACGAAGCGTTGCTTCTTCAGATCCTGCCGCAGCAGAGCGTACGCGCTCATGTATTGGTTGGCCACCCAGACCAGCGAGAACATGGCAATGATGTAGCCTCTCCAGTCCAGGTACAGCAGCTTGAAGTGCGTCAGCGCAAGAAAGGCAATGGCGACATAGTGGCTGAAGCAGTAGTGGCAGGTCAGAAGGTAATAGAACTTGCGCTTCCACAGGCGCGGGGCATTATCGCGCTGCCACTCGCAGAAGTCCCGCAGCTCGCGGAAGATTTCCTCCTGCGTCATTGTCCAGGCGACACACGCTACCGGTATCGCCAGGACGAGCAACCACACAACCTGCGTCGACAAGTTCACGGTGGTGGGATGCAGCGCCGGGAGCTTCGGGATTGCGTACAATCGTCGGGAATTCTAAATTTCAATGTTTCTCTATTACATCACCGATCGCCGCCAACTTTCGGGTACCGACGCGGAACAGCGAGAGGCACTGCTCGGCAAAATTTCCCAGGCGACGCGCTGCGGTGTGGACTTCATCCAGCTGCGTGAAAAAGATCTCAGCGCACGCGAGTTGTTGTGCCTGGCCGAAGAAGCACGGGCAAGAATCGCGCAACACGCAGCGAGGGGGACCGGGAACTCGCGCGTGATAACCCGCTTGACTATCAATTCGCGCCTCGATGTTGCCCTCGCCGCCGGCGCCGACGGCGTCCATCTGCGCTCCGACGATATTTCCGCCGCCGATGCGCGCGCGGTTTCCATGGCGGCGGGCGGCGCAAGGCCCCTGAGCCCGGATCGCTTCCTAGTCGCCTGTTCTTGCCATACGGCAGAGGAGGTGCGGCGCGCGGAAGCAGACGGCGCCGACCTCGTCGTGTTTGCGCCGGTGTTCGAGAAAAGCGGAGAGCCCGGTGTCGGATTGGAAGGGCTGCGCGCCGCATGCCTCGGTACACCACCGGCCAAGACACCCGAGCCTTCGCCGGCAATCAAGATTCCGGTGCTCGCCCTTGGCGGGGTGACGGTCGAGAACGCGAGCGCTTGTCTTGCGGCAGGCGCCGCGGGCATCGCCGGCATTCGCCTGTTTCAGGACCACGACATGGAAGAAGTGGTAGCGCGGTTGCGAAAGACTGATCGACCAATCGACTGATAGACTTCTGCCCTATGCGCAGAGTCTTGTTGTTCACCTTCATCGTTCTGGCTTCACTTCCCGCATTTGCGCAGGCCAAGCCGAAGGTGCGGGCCATCACCGCCTTCGTGCGTCTCGATCGCGCCCAGTACAAGAACCAGATTCGTGACACGCTCGCATTCCTGCGCC
This genomic interval carries:
- a CDS encoding thiamine phosphate synthase, yielding MFLYYITDRRQLSGTDAEQREALLGKISQATRCGVDFIQLREKDLSARELLCLAEEARARIAQHAARGTGNSRVITRLTINSRLDVALAAGADGVHLRSDDISAADARAVSMAAGGARPLSPDRFLVACSCHTAEEVRRAEADGADLVVFAPVFEKSGEPGVGLEGLRAACLGTPPAKTPEPSPAIKIPVLALGGVTVENASACLAAGAAGIAGIRLFQDHDMEEVVARLRKTDRPID
- a CDS encoding S8 family serine peptidase, which encodes MTVWLLLLFSFAAPATCAGTMQNYIVLYHAKGVPTGASTAIKQAGGTLLASYGQIGVVIARSDNDAFAANLLNDTRIESVVATTGLASRINDDNVNDGTNVPAINTPAPGSDNLSGLQWDMDQIQAPAARAITGGSSSVVVGDIDTGLDYTHPDLAPNVDFSNSVSCIGGVPNTSPAAWFDENGHGTHTAGTIAAAKNGIGIVGVAPNVKIAGIKAGDANGFFFPEAVVCAFMWAGTHKLQVTNNSYFADPYLFNCANDPAQHAIWKAEQRAIMYAIQRGVTVVAAMNNSADDLAHPTMDATSPDNTTPVLREITNACRVVPVEVSGVIGVTANGNLGLKSFYSNYGVGTAQVIAPGGDSILQLTAAAPNGRVLSTWPASLAGTCLRKVFDGPALYCYLQGTSMASPHVAGVAALIMSTGITSPGAVAAQINNTADATPCPSDLSIYSFFPAVDNGAPQVCQGGTGYNGFNGHGQVNALSAVTQ